A window of the Pungitius pungitius chromosome 3, fPunPun2.1, whole genome shotgun sequence genome harbors these coding sequences:
- the LOC119223460 gene encoding zona pellucida sperm-binding protein 3-like, translating into MGFKEAVLFGFVLLFLGGAPPSAATQSWPDETLDRTLEEREEASPQLPGAGRKSNRTDSGAPGRPLLTYQLRVHLLGNPAVTKQPPPPPPLEAQIDSTHDPQVPQPRAPNPQQPQVRPQQLLKLIPGPDLNPPVKPVRTQAFEKRVPVPPSSVAALCGQRGVNVEVKQNFLGNGQLIRPSDLTLGGCAALDIDHHILRFQSELHGCNSAIRMTEEDLIYSFSLLYYPAPIDNTFIFKTNPTEVVIECHYQRRLYVSSGAMMPTWKPFVASMLAEQELHFSVRLMTEDWESQRPSGDYLLSDVVHIEVAVDQGHHVPLRVFADTCVATKSPDPNTQPRYSFINNHGCLSDTEVTGAKSYFMPRSQEDKLHFQLEAFRFPNNQRNSLYITCNLKAKQVSKPIDPEHKACSYLTEARRWVASGGDNKVCSCCMTSCGEQRLKRSLGGAVDPQWEGVAALGPIQMEESILLDERTGPSALQMHKVTPAASRVSTSLLCAVSVSLAALLLLGFMGAVVHGGHHKRTGHFVCT; encoded by the exons AAAGAGGCCGTTTTGTTTGGGTTCGTGCTCCTCTTCTTGGGGGGCGCTCCCCCCTCTGCTGCTACGCAAAGCTGGCCCGACGAGACTCTCGACCGAACCCTCGAGGAGCGAGAGGAGGCGTCCCCCCAGCTGCCCGGAGCGGGTCGCAAGTCCAACCGGACGGATTCCGGCGCGCCGGGGCGTCCCCTCCTCACCTACCAGCTCCGGGTCCACCTGCTTGGGAACCCGGCCGTCACcaagcagccgccgccgcccccgcccctCGAGGCCCAGATAGACTCCACTCACGACCCCCAGGTGCCGCAGCCGAGGGCGCCCAACCCGCAGCAGCCGCAGGTCCGGCCTCAGCAGTTGTTGAAACTTATTCCGGGCCCCGATCTGAACCCACCCGTCAAGCCA GTCCGGACACAGGCGTTTGAGAAGCGGGTTCCTGTGCCGCCCAGCAGCGTGGCGGCGCTCTGTGGCCAAAGAGGGGTCAACGTAGAGGTCAAACAGAACTTCCTGG GAAACGGCCAGTTGATCCGTCCCAGTGATCTGACCCTAGGAGGTTGCGCCGCGCTGGACATTGATCACCACATCCTGCGGTTCCAGTCGGAGTTGCACGGCTGCAACAGCGCaataagg ATGACTGAAGAAGACCTCATCTACTCCTTTTCTCTGCTGTATTATCCCGCTCCCATTGACAACACCTTCATTTTTAAGACCAACCCCACTGAGGTGGTAATTGAATGCCACTATCAAAG GAGGCTTTATGTGAGCAGCGGCGCCATGATGCCGACCTGGAAGCCGTTCGTCGCCAGCATGCTGGCGGAGCAGGAGCTGCATTTCTCTGTGCGCCTCATGACAG AGGACTGGGAGTCACAAAGGCCTTCCGGCGACTACCTCCTGAGCGACGTGGTACACATCGAGGTGGCGGTTGACCAGGGCCACCACGTCCCGCTGAGAGTCTTCGCGGACACCTGCGTGGCGACCAAGAGCCCGGACCCCAACACTCAGCCCAGATACTCCTTCATCAACAACCACGG GTGTTTAAGTGATACCGAGGTGACGGGAGCCAAGTCCTACTTCATGCCGAGGAGCCAGGAGGACAAACTTCACTTCCAGCTGGAAGCCTTCAGGTTCCCCAACAACCAGAGAAATTCG CTCTACATCACATGTAACCTGAAAGCAAAGCAAGTCTCCAAACCCATCGACCCGGAGCACAAAGCGTGTTCTTACTTGACCGAGGCTAGAAG ATGGGTGGCATCCGGTGGAGACAACAAGGTGTGTAGCTGCTGCATGACCAGCTGCGGCGAGCAGAGACTGAAGAGAAGCCTCGGCGGGGCTGTCG ATCCACAGTGGGAGGGGGTGGCGGCTCTGGGCCCCATCCAGATGGAGGAGAGCATCCTGCTGGACGAGCGGACTGGGCCCTCGGCGCTCCAAATGCACAAAGTGACTCCAGCAG CCTCGCGTGTCTCCACCTCCCTGCTGTGTGCCGTGAGCGTATCCCTTGCCGCCCTGCTGCTGTTGGGGTTCATGGGGGCAGTCGTTCACGGTGGACACCACAAACGCACTGGCCACTTTGTTTGCACCTGA